In a genomic window of Pseudodesulfovibrio senegalensis:
- a CDS encoding molybdopterin-binding protein has translation MKTVAVEEAVGMVLCHDMTRIVPGESKGPAFRKGHVISEQDIPLLLEIGKEHIYVLDLEEGQLHENEAARRIANAVAGPGLSLSSVSEGRINMTASPGLLRVDVAALNRVNSVEEVVVATMHNGLLVTEPREVAGTRVVPLVVDEERVRRVEEICSETGPVLRVKPFLPFNVGVVTTGSEVFHGRIRDRFGPVVRRKFESMGSTIAGQVFVSDEPDMTRDAILEFIDNGATMVVLTGGMSVDPDDQTPASIRATGADVVTYGSPTFPGAMFMLAYLDGVPIVGLPGCVMYYRASIYDLVVPRLLVGEKVTREDIVALGHGGFCAGCDTCRFPVCPFGKAG, from the coding sequence ATGAAAACGGTAGCAGTGGAGGAGGCCGTGGGAATGGTCCTGTGTCATGATATGACGCGGATCGTTCCCGGAGAGTCCAAGGGACCGGCCTTTCGCAAGGGGCATGTCATCAGCGAGCAGGATATTCCCCTGCTTCTGGAAATAGGCAAGGAACACATCTACGTGCTGGACCTCGAAGAGGGCCAGCTGCATGAAAACGAAGCGGCGCGGCGCATCGCCAATGCCGTGGCCGGACCGGGCCTGAGCCTGAGCAGCGTGAGCGAGGGCCGCATCAACATGACCGCCTCGCCCGGGCTTTTGCGCGTGGACGTTGCAGCCCTGAACCGCGTCAACTCGGTGGAGGAAGTGGTCGTGGCCACCATGCACAACGGCCTGCTGGTGACCGAGCCGCGCGAGGTGGCCGGAACCCGCGTTGTTCCGCTGGTGGTGGACGAAGAGCGCGTGCGCCGGGTGGAGGAGATCTGTAGCGAGACCGGCCCGGTGCTTCGGGTCAAGCCGTTTCTGCCCTTCAATGTGGGCGTTGTCACCACGGGCAGCGAAGTTTTTCATGGCCGCATCCGGGACCGTTTCGGCCCTGTGGTGCGCCGCAAGTTCGAATCCATGGGTTCCACCATCGCCGGGCAGGTTTTCGTCAGCGACGAGCCGGACATGACCCGCGACGCCATTCTGGAATTCATCGACAACGGAGCCACCATGGTGGTGCTCACGGGCGGCATGTCCGTGGACCCGGACGACCAGACCCCGGCCAGCATCCGCGCCACCGGGGCCGACGTTGTCACCTACGGCTCGCCCACGTTCCCGGGTGCCATGTTCATGCTCGCCTATCTGGACGGCGTGCCCATCGTGGGCCTGCCCGGGTGCGTCATGTACTACCGCGCCTCCATTTACGATCTCGTCGTTCCCCGACTGCTGGTGGGTGAGAAGGTCACCCGTGAAGACATCGTGGCCCTTGGCCACGGCGGTTTTTGCGCGGGGTGCGATACGTGCCGATTCCCGGTCTGTCCGTTTGGCAAGGCCGGTTAG
- a CDS encoding molybdopterin-dependent aldehyde oxidoreductase → MIKRTIKVNDVERMVIAEADKSLALVLRENLGLTSVKVGCSTGQCGSCTVILDGKVIRSCTRKWGKMKNGARILTLEGVGTAGNLHPIQLAWIAYGGAQCGFCSPGFIVSTVGLLESNPSPTREEVRDWFQKHRNACRCTGYKPLVDAVMAAAEVMRGEKTMDDLLFKIPEDGRIWGTKYPRPTAVAKVTGTWDFGADIGLRLPQGTLHCALAQAEVSHAKILSIDTSEAEAMPGVFKVVTHKDVKGKNRITGLITFPTNKGDGWDRPILCDEKIFQYGDAIAIVCADSDKHAREAAKKVKVELEQLPEYMSAPAAMAEDAIEIHPGTPNVYYEQKVAKGEDTKPIFDKADVVIEGDYYTQRQPHMPIEPDVGFAYENDEGKLVIHSKSIGVHLHMFMIAPGLGMDPENMVMVQNPTGGTFGYKFSPTMEALVGAAALATGRPCFLNYDWYQQQTYTGKRSPQFTSVRMAATKDGKLLGMESDWTVDHGPYSEFGDLLTLRGAQFIGAGYDIPAIRGEGRTVCTNHAWGAAFRGYGGPEAEFPSEVLMDELAEKLGMDPLELRYKNVYRKGSTTPTGQDPEVYSLPEMLDKLRPVYEEAKKKAEANSTDEIKRGVGIALGIYGSGLDGPDTAEADAELNENGTVTIYSCWGDHGQGADMGTLGTAHEALRPLNITPDQINLIMADTSLAPNAGPAGGSRSQVMVGQAIKNACEQLVAAMKKPDGSFRTYDEMVAEKKELRYFGKFTAPANNCDENGQGNPFCCYMYGAFLAEVAVETATGKTTVEGMTMVADIGKVNNFLLVDGQIYGGMAQGIGLALTEDYEDIKKHSTMSGAGFPYIKQIPDKMDIIYVETPRPDGPFGASGVGEVPLCGPHPAIINAIYNACGVRIRELPARPEKVLAGLKG, encoded by the coding sequence ATGATCAAGAGAACAATCAAAGTGAATGATGTCGAACGCATGGTCATTGCCGAGGCCGACAAGTCCTTGGCTCTGGTCCTGCGGGAAAACCTCGGGCTCACCAGCGTCAAGGTGGGCTGTTCCACGGGACAGTGCGGCAGCTGCACCGTGATTCTGGACGGCAAGGTCATTCGTTCCTGCACCCGCAAATGGGGCAAGATGAAGAACGGCGCCCGGATTCTCACCCTCGAAGGCGTGGGCACGGCGGGCAACCTGCATCCCATCCAGCTGGCGTGGATCGCCTACGGCGGCGCCCAGTGCGGATTCTGTTCCCCGGGTTTCATCGTCTCCACCGTGGGCCTGCTGGAATCCAACCCCTCGCCCACCCGCGAGGAAGTTCGCGACTGGTTCCAGAAACACCGCAACGCCTGCCGCTGCACCGGCTACAAGCCGCTGGTGGACGCGGTCATGGCCGCGGCCGAGGTCATGCGCGGCGAAAAGACCATGGACGACCTGCTGTTCAAGATTCCCGAAGACGGCCGCATCTGGGGCACCAAGTATCCCCGCCCCACCGCGGTTGCCAAGGTCACCGGCACATGGGACTTCGGTGCGGACATCGGTCTGCGCCTGCCGCAGGGAACCCTGCACTGCGCGCTGGCGCAGGCGGAAGTTTCCCACGCCAAAATCCTGTCCATCGACACCAGCGAAGCCGAGGCCATGCCCGGCGTTTTCAAGGTGGTCACCCACAAGGACGTCAAGGGCAAGAACCGCATCACCGGCCTGATCACCTTCCCCACCAACAAGGGTGACGGTTGGGATCGTCCCATTCTCTGCGACGAAAAGATCTTCCAGTACGGCGACGCCATCGCCATCGTCTGCGCGGACTCGGACAAGCACGCCCGCGAAGCCGCCAAAAAGGTCAAGGTGGAGCTGGAACAGCTGCCCGAATACATGAGCGCCCCGGCCGCCATGGCCGAAGACGCCATCGAGATTCATCCGGGCACGCCCAACGTCTATTATGAACAGAAGGTCGCCAAGGGCGAGGACACCAAGCCCATCTTCGACAAGGCCGACGTGGTCATCGAAGGCGACTACTACACCCAGCGCCAGCCGCACATGCCCATCGAGCCGGACGTGGGCTTTGCCTATGAAAACGACGAAGGCAAGCTGGTCATCCACTCCAAGTCCATCGGCGTGCATCTGCATATGTTCATGATCGCTCCGGGACTGGGCATGGATCCGGAAAACATGGTCATGGTCCAGAACCCCACGGGCGGCACCTTCGGGTACAAGTTCTCCCCGACCATGGAAGCGTTGGTGGGCGCGGCCGCACTGGCCACCGGACGCCCCTGCTTCCTGAATTACGACTGGTATCAGCAGCAGACCTACACCGGCAAACGTTCGCCGCAGTTCACCTCCGTGCGCATGGCCGCCACCAAGGACGGCAAGCTGCTGGGCATGGAGAGCGACTGGACCGTGGACCACGGCCCGTACTCCGAATTCGGCGATCTGCTGACCCTGCGCGGCGCGCAGTTCATCGGCGCGGGCTACGACATCCCGGCCATCCGCGGCGAAGGCCGCACCGTGTGCACCAACCACGCGTGGGGCGCGGCGTTCCGCGGCTATGGCGGACCCGAAGCCGAATTCCCGTCCGAAGTGCTCATGGACGAACTGGCCGAAAAGCTGGGCATGGACCCGCTGGAACTGCGCTACAAGAACGTGTACCGCAAGGGTTCCACCACACCCACCGGACAGGACCCCGAAGTCTATAGCCTGCCCGAGATGCTCGACAAGCTGCGTCCGGTCTATGAAGAAGCCAAGAAAAAGGCCGAGGCCAATTCCACGGACGAAATCAAACGCGGCGTGGGCATTGCCCTCGGCATCTACGGTTCCGGCCTTGACGGCCCGGACACCGCCGAAGCCGATGCCGAGCTGAACGAAAACGGCACCGTGACCATCTATTCCTGCTGGGGCGACCACGGTCAGGGCGCGGACATGGGCACGTTGGGCACGGCTCACGAAGCCCTGCGTCCCCTGAACATCACGCCGGATCAGATCAACCTGATCATGGCCGATACCAGCCTCGCCCCCAATGCAGGCCCGGCCGGCGGCAGCCGTTCGCAGGTCATGGTCGGACAGGCCATCAAGAATGCCTGCGAGCAGTTGGTTGCGGCCATGAAGAAGCCGGACGGAAGCTTCCGCACCTATGATGAAATGGTGGCCGAGAAAAAGGAACTGCGCTACTTCGGCAAGTTCACGGCCCCGGCCAACAACTGCGACGAAAACGGACAGGGCAACCCGTTCTGCTGCTACATGTACGGCGCGTTCCTGGCCGAGGTTGCCGTGGAGACCGCCACAGGCAAGACCACAGTGGAAGGCATGACCATGGTTGCCGACATCGGCAAGGTCAACAACTTCCTGCTGGTGGACGGCCAGATTTACGGCGGCATGGCACAGGGCATCGGTCTTGCGCTCACCGAAGATTACGAGGACATCAAGAAGCACTCCACCATGTCGGGTGCCGGATTCCCGTACATCAAGCAGATTCCGGACAAGATGGACATCATCTACGTGGAAACCCCGCGTCCCGACGGCCCGTTCGGCGCGTCCGGCGTGGGCGAAGTGCCGTTGTGCGGTCCGCACCCGGCCATCATCAACGCCATCTACAATGCCTGCGGCGTTCGCATCCGTGAACTGCCCGCACGCCCGGAAAAGGTCCTTGCCGGACTCAAGGGCTAA
- a CDS encoding pyridine nucleotide-disulfide oxidoreductase/dicluster-binding protein, with protein MEQADLRKLEAQCVQEEPPFCTAACPLHVDARAFCSLMGQGDWDKAWAVLARTLPLPGVLSRLCHGPCMEACVRSAKGGAINIPALERFCAEQGGRAARTIPMPAKGKRVCVLGGGLAGLSAAWDLVRKGIRVVLHSERPGLDLAREGASPLPAGVLDAELERMVRLGADFQAPVAMTAESLQALLEEFDAVIVDCAEQDIEGLGLGEPDTMTLGTNMPGVFVAGQCDEHVFQAASGRKAALSAERFMQGASMVAGREREDPYPSKLFTNVDDVAEVAPEPVPEQGYDAQQARAEGLRCIRCECLECVKHCEYLARFGSYPKVYARQIYNNQSIVMGTRQANTLINSCTMCGLCEELCPGDFSMEDLCLQARRELVEQGNMPPSAHEFALRDMHFANGPDCALARHAPGEKTSTHLFFPGCQLTASRPAAVRAAYDHLRAHIPAMGIMLRCCGAPAHWAGRTREYERSMDELRSQWESLGRPAIVCACPTCQGMLQNALPAAAVVDLWQVLQGAGVPESVKGADMELTVHDPCTTRYEPEIRQQARGLLQSVGVRVREADMSGNLTECCGFGGLLAEANPELGADVAKRRADSLPGELVTYCAMCRDMLAKGGARISHVLDILFPDPSAGDLAARPAPGYSRRRENRAHLREGLLTDLWREPGDPPKPYEELAVSFTEACLATMEQRRILESDVRKTLLRARETGRRLVYAQSGRYRAVFRPVAVTYWVEFEETGDGYLVHNAWCHRMRVAGGAA; from the coding sequence ATGGAACAGGCTGATCTCAGGAAACTGGAAGCGCAATGCGTTCAGGAGGAACCGCCGTTTTGCACGGCGGCCTGTCCGCTGCATGTGGACGCCCGCGCCTTTTGCTCGCTCATGGGCCAAGGCGATTGGGACAAGGCCTGGGCCGTGCTGGCGCGCACCCTGCCGTTGCCCGGCGTGCTTTCGCGGCTGTGCCACGGCCCGTGCATGGAGGCCTGCGTGCGTTCCGCCAAAGGCGGTGCCATCAACATTCCGGCCCTGGAGCGTTTTTGTGCCGAACAGGGCGGCAGGGCCGCCCGGACCATCCCCATGCCCGCAAAGGGCAAGCGCGTCTGCGTGCTGGGCGGCGGGCTGGCGGGGCTGAGCGCGGCCTGGGATCTGGTGCGCAAGGGTATCAGGGTGGTGCTGCATTCCGAGCGGCCCGGTCTTGATCTGGCCCGTGAAGGCGCTTCGCCGCTGCCTGCGGGCGTACTGGACGCGGAACTGGAACGCATGGTCAGACTGGGAGCGGATTTTCAGGCTCCCGTGGCCATGACAGCCGAGTCGTTGCAGGCCCTGCTGGAGGAGTTCGACGCCGTAATCGTGGACTGTGCCGAGCAGGACATCGAAGGACTGGGGCTGGGCGAGCCGGACACCATGACCTTGGGCACGAACATGCCCGGTGTTTTTGTGGCCGGGCAGTGCGACGAGCATGTTTTTCAGGCCGCGTCCGGCCGCAAGGCCGCGCTTTCCGCAGAGCGGTTCATGCAGGGCGCGTCCATGGTGGCCGGGCGGGAGCGCGAAGACCCGTATCCCAGCAAGCTCTTTACCAATGTGGACGACGTGGCCGAGGTCGCGCCCGAGCCGGTTCCGGAGCAGGGATACGATGCGCAGCAGGCCCGGGCCGAGGGACTGCGCTGCATCCGCTGCGAATGTCTGGAGTGCGTGAAGCATTGCGAATATCTGGCGCGGTTCGGGTCGTATCCCAAGGTCTATGCGCGGCAGATTTACAACAACCAGTCCATAGTCATGGGCACGCGCCAAGCCAATACGCTCATCAATTCCTGCACCATGTGCGGATTGTGCGAGGAGTTGTGCCCCGGTGATTTTTCCATGGAAGACCTCTGCCTGCAGGCGCGGCGCGAATTGGTGGAACAGGGCAACATGCCGCCCTCGGCCCATGAGTTCGCCCTGCGCGACATGCATTTCGCCAACGGGCCGGACTGCGCCCTGGCGCGTCATGCGCCGGGCGAAAAGACCAGCACGCACCTGTTTTTTCCGGGTTGCCAGTTGACGGCCTCGCGGCCTGCGGCCGTGCGCGCGGCCTATGATCATCTGCGTGCGCATATCCCGGCCATGGGCATCATGCTGCGTTGTTGCGGTGCTCCGGCGCATTGGGCCGGCAGAACGCGCGAATACGAGCGGTCCATGGACGAGCTTCGCAGCCAGTGGGAGTCGCTGGGCCGCCCAGCGATCGTCTGTGCCTGCCCAACCTGTCAGGGCATGTTGCAAAACGCCCTGCCTGCGGCAGCGGTGGTCGATTTGTGGCAGGTGTTGCAGGGGGCCGGGGTTCCCGAATCCGTGAAGGGTGCCGACATGGAGCTGACCGTGCATGACCCCTGCACCACGCGGTACGAGCCGGAAATTCGGCAACAGGCCAGAGGTTTGCTGCAATCCGTTGGCGTGCGCGTGCGCGAGGCGGACATGAGCGGCAACCTGACCGAGTGTTGCGGGTTTGGCGGGCTTCTGGCCGAGGCCAACCCGGAGCTGGGCGCGGACGTGGCCAAAAGACGCGCCGATTCCCTGCCCGGCGAGCTGGTGACCTATTGCGCCATGTGTCGCGACATGCTGGCCAAGGGCGGTGCGCGCATCAGCCATGTGTTGGACATTCTTTTTCCGGACCCGTCGGCCGGAGACTTGGCAGCGCGGCCCGCTCCCGGATATTCCCGCCGCCGCGAGAACCGCGCGCATCTGCGCGAAGGCCTGCTGACGGACCTGTGGCGCGAGCCGGGCGATCCGCCCAAGCCCTACGAGGAGCTTGCGGTTTCCTTTACCGAAGCGTGTCTGGCCACCATGGAACAGCGGCGGATTCTGGAGAGCGACGTGCGCAAGACCCTGCTGCGTGCACGGGAAACGGGCAGACGGCTGGTTTATGCGCAGAGCGGGCGTTACCGCGCCGTGTTCCGGCCCGTGGCCGTGACCTATTGGGTGGAATTCGAGGAAACCGGCGACGGTTATCTGGTACACAATGCATGGTGCCACCGCATGCGCGTGGCGGGAGGTGCGGCATGA
- a CDS encoding DVU_1557 family redox protein has protein sequence MSVIRVPEADAQGWSCDACGEPLVPAPVDLEYLDSRFTVELPRCAKCGFVLIPEALAMGKMLEVEKLLEDK, from the coding sequence ATGAGCGTGATTCGAGTGCCCGAGGCGGACGCGCAGGGTTGGTCCTGCGACGCCTGCGGAGAACCGTTGGTTCCGGCTCCGGTGGATCTGGAATATCTGGACAGCCGTTTTACCGTGGAATTGCCCCGCTGTGCCAAGTGCGGGTTCGTGCTCATTCCCGAGGCGCTGGCCATGGGCAAGATGCTGGAAGTGGAGAAGCTGCTGGAGGACAAGTGA
- the trsM gene encoding DVU_1556 family methyltransferase — translation MSLTTNVRIPHWKQPYMRVAAGETLRPGGFALTDRAAALAGLAPGARVLDVGCGTGATVRRLRSRFGAFAIGADNSADQLAEARALPVLCAEGTSLGVASGVMDMVFCECVLSLLTNPRKALDEFYRVLRPGGYLAVADLHALEHEQCADGQACGCAGNAFDARQLTDMASRAGFSIRTREDHSGLLRELAARMVLAGGSPCGAPSGYMLVLAQKRNDDA, via the coding sequence GTGAGCCTGACCACGAATGTGCGCATTCCACATTGGAAACAGCCGTACATGCGGGTGGCCGCGGGCGAGACATTGCGCCCGGGCGGTTTTGCGCTCACGGACCGGGCCGCGGCATTGGCCGGACTTGCGCCGGGCGCGCGCGTGCTGGACGTCGGTTGCGGCACCGGGGCCACGGTGCGCCGGTTGCGGTCCCGTTTCGGCGCGTTTGCCATCGGCGCGGACAACAGCGCAGACCAGTTGGCCGAGGCCCGGGCGCTGCCCGTGCTTTGCGCCGAGGGCACAAGCCTTGGCGTGGCCTCTGGAGTCATGGACATGGTCTTTTGCGAATGCGTGCTTTCCCTGCTGACCAACCCTCGAAAGGCCTTGGATGAGTTTTACCGCGTGCTGCGGCCGGGCGGATATCTGGCCGTGGCCGACCTGCACGCCCTCGAGCATGAACAATGCGCTGACGGACAGGCCTGCGGCTGCGCGGGCAACGCCTTTGACGCCCGTCAGTTGACGGACATGGCCAGCAGGGCCGGATTTTCAATCAGGACGCGTGAGGACCATTCCGGGCTGCTTCGGGAACTGGCCGCGCGCATGGTGCTGGCGGGCGGTTCGCCCTGCGGTGCACCGTCCGGCTACATGCTGGTTTTGGCCCAAAAAAGGAACGACGATGCTTGA
- a CDS encoding DVU_1555 family C-GCAxxG-C-C protein, with the protein MLDDMGLELLRLSGAGYCCSQIFVKLALDEMGRDNPDLLRAMTGLCHGMGDCAGTCGVLSGAACVLGMHAGKGGDMEQPDERLALMLEQLNQWFRERCAGQFGGIGCGEITGGNCSAPDQSVCGALLNETYAQVRSILAENGFDPSLGRDDDHGF; encoded by the coding sequence ATGCTTGATGATATGGGATTGGAATTGTTGCGCCTTTCCGGGGCTGGGTATTGCTGCAGCCAGATATTCGTGAAGCTGGCGCTCGACGAGATGGGCCGCGACAACCCGGACCTGCTGCGGGCCATGACGGGCCTGTGCCACGGCATGGGCGATTGCGCGGGAACCTGCGGCGTGCTTTCCGGCGCGGCCTGCGTGCTGGGAATGCATGCGGGCAAGGGTGGTGACATGGAACAGCCCGACGAACGGCTGGCCCTGATGCTGGAACAGTTGAACCAGTGGTTCCGGGAGCGTTGCGCCGGGCAGTTCGGCGGCATCGGTTGCGGCGAGATCACGGGCGGGAACTGTTCCGCGCCGGACCAGTCCGTGTGCGGTGCGCTGCTGAACGAGACCTATGCGCAGGTGCGGTCCATTCTGGCGGAAAACGGATTCGACCCCTCGCTGGGCAGGGACGACGACCATGGATTTTGA
- the trsS gene encoding radical SAM (seleno)protein TrsS, which produces MDFDRESVCPVCLARIPARHETQGQDVYLVKQCPEHGEFRAVVWRGRPALEHWQRTKIPSYPEQPVTGRDRGCPFDCGLCPDHAQHTCTAIIEITERCNLHCPVCFAVAGEKQARPDRTVDDVRDILAGIMRVSGKCNIQFSGGEPSVHPDLCAMVRAAKDMGFPFVQLNTNGRRVALEPDFAARLAGAGLDSAFFQFDGTRDDIYESLRGQALLDEKMTALKRFIDAGIGVVLVPTVVPGVNADDLGGILQLAVDHAPGVRGVHFQPVSYFGRYPAQPDDGARITLPEVMAGLEEQTGGAIRTEDFLPPGCEHHQCSFHANYLVMEDGSLKRVSANRGGCSCSSEPQEARKGADKSKGFVSRQWAAPAAVTLQDKPMDDLDRFLARASTHMLAVSGMAFQDAWTMDLDRVRGCCIHIAGPGGKLVPFCAYNLSSMRGETLYRPAPGADSWEKA; this is translated from the coding sequence ATGGATTTTGACCGCGAGAGTGTCTGTCCTGTCTGCCTTGCGCGCATCCCGGCGCGGCACGAAACGCAGGGTCAGGACGTGTATCTGGTCAAGCAATGCCCGGAGCACGGCGAATTTCGCGCCGTGGTCTGGCGCGGCAGGCCCGCGCTGGAGCATTGGCAGCGGACCAAGATTCCTTCCTATCCCGAACAGCCCGTCACGGGCCGGGACAGGGGCTGCCCGTTTGACTGCGGCCTGTGCCCGGACCATGCGCAGCATACCTGCACGGCCATCATCGAGATCACCGAGCGCTGCAACCTGCACTGCCCGGTCTGCTTTGCCGTGGCCGGGGAAAAACAGGCGCGCCCCGACAGGACCGTGGACGATGTGCGCGACATTCTGGCTGGAATCATGCGCGTTTCCGGCAAGTGCAACATCCAGTTTTCCGGGGGCGAGCCGTCCGTGCACCCGGACCTGTGCGCCATGGTCCGCGCGGCCAAGGACATGGGCTTTCCCTTTGTGCAGCTCAACACCAACGGCCGCCGCGTCGCGCTGGAGCCGGACTTTGCCGCGAGGCTGGCCGGGGCCGGGCTGGATTCGGCGTTTTTTCAGTTCGACGGCACGCGTGACGACATCTACGAGTCCCTGCGCGGTCAGGCTTTGCTGGACGAGAAAATGACCGCGCTCAAACGCTTCATCGATGCGGGCATCGGCGTGGTGCTGGTGCCCACGGTGGTGCCGGGCGTGAATGCGGACGATCTGGGCGGCATTCTGCAACTGGCCGTGGACCATGCGCCGGGCGTGCGCGGCGTGCATTTTCAGCCCGTGAGCTATTTTGGTCGCTATCCCGCCCAGCCGGACGATGGAGCGCGCATCACCCTGCCCGAGGTCATGGCCGGGTTGGAGGAGCAGACCGGCGGGGCCATCCGCACCGAAGATTTCCTGCCGCCCGGGTGCGAACATCACCAGTGCTCGTTCCATGCCAATTATCTGGTCATGGAGGACGGTTCGCTCAAGCGGGTGTCCGCCAACCGGGGCGGGTGTTCCTGTTCGTCCGAGCCGCAGGAGGCCCGCAAGGGCGCGGACAAGTCCAAGGGATTCGTGAGCCGCCAATGGGCAGCGCCCGCAGCCGTGACCTTGCAGGACAAGCCCATGGACGATCTGGACCGCTTTTTGGCCCGGGCCTCCACGCACATGCTGGCGGTGTCGGGCATGGCCTTTCAGGACGCGTGGACCATGGATCTCGACCGGGTTCGGGGCTGCTGCATCCATATTGCCGGGCCGGGCGGAAAGCTGGTGCCCTTTTGCGCCTACAACCTCAGCTCCATGCGGGGCGAGACATTGTACCGTCCGGCACCGGGCGCGGATTCGTGGGAAAAGGCATGA
- a CDS encoding DVU_1553 family AMP-dependent CoA ligase: protein MSNPLLDQWLARRTGGASTPESLAAWQLEQVRRTVAHARENSPFYARRLAHAEPQAIATMDDLAALPVTRPEDLQRDSDAFLCVSRDEIARIVTLRSSGTTGEPKRIFHTRGDLERTVDYFAHGMGAMTRPGQGVLVLLPGTTQGGVARLLGESLERLGARPELFGPLEYGSSQSVDEAVDHILVHGVHTVVGSPAHVNVLARAWQRRGLGRSTIESVLLCWDSVFPAVVRNVEQAFGCRVFEHWGMVETGLGGAVSCAPDSGMHVRAADILVQVANPETGANLPDGQWGEIVVTTLSRRGMPLIRYATGDRGRLLPGSCPCGHPAPRLDRISGRLCSALPLGKAGTLEYGVVANAVYGVDGVADFSAQAVFSNPAHGSRHGPALRVGLSIVPGTDTEQAMAQACAALKENGLCNVEFHVAAQGGPAEPGLAKRRITNANGIGAHEESCQGNRSASGIG, encoded by the coding sequence ATGAGCAATCCGCTGCTGGACCAATGGCTGGCCCGGCGCACGGGCGGTGCGTCCACGCCGGAGAGCCTTGCCGCGTGGCAGTTGGAGCAGGTGCGGCGCACCGTGGCCCATGCCCGGGAAAACAGTCCGTTCTATGCCCGGCGGCTTGCGCACGCGGAGCCGCAGGCCATCGCGACCATGGACGACCTTGCCGCCTTGCCCGTGACCCGGCCCGAGGACCTGCAACGGGATTCGGACGCGTTTCTGTGCGTTTCTCGCGACGAGATTGCGCGCATCGTGACTTTGCGCAGTTCCGGGACCACGGGCGAACCCAAACGAATTTTTCATACGCGGGGCGATCTTGAGCGCACCGTCGATTATTTTGCTCATGGCATGGGAGCCATGACCCGGCCCGGGCAGGGCGTGCTGGTGCTGCTGCCCGGAACCACGCAGGGGGGCGTGGCCCGGCTGCTGGGCGAGTCTCTGGAACGCCTCGGCGCGCGCCCGGAACTGTTCGGGCCGTTGGAATACGGTTCGTCGCAAAGCGTGGACGAGGCCGTGGATCATATTCTGGTGCACGGCGTGCACACCGTGGTTGGTTCCCCGGCCCATGTGAACGTGCTGGCCCGGGCATGGCAGCGCCGCGGACTGGGCCGCTCCACCATCGAAAGCGTTCTTCTGTGCTGGGATTCGGTTTTTCCGGCCGTGGTGCGCAACGTGGAGCAGGCTTTCGGATGCCGCGTGTTCGAGCATTGGGGCATGGTGGAGACCGGGCTGGGCGGTGCGGTTTCCTGCGCGCCGGATTCGGGCATGCATGTTCGGGCTGCGGACATTCTGGTGCAAGTGGCAAACCCGGAAACCGGGGCCAACCTGCCCGACGGCCAGTGGGGCGAGATCGTGGTGACCACCCTGAGTCGCAGAGGCATGCCGTTGATCCGCTATGCCACGGGCGACCGTGGACGATTGCTGCCCGGTTCGTGCCCGTGCGGGCATCCGGCTCCCCGGCTGGATCGCATTTCCGGCAGACTTTGCAGCGCGTTGCCCCTTGGGAAAGCCGGAACATTGGAGTACGGTGTGGTTGCGAATGCCGTGTACGGGGTTGACGGCGTTGCGGATTTTTCGGCGCAGGCGGTTTTTTCCAACCCTGCGCACGGCTCGAGGCATGGCCCTGCATTGCGCGTGGGGCTGAGCATCGTGCCGGGAACCGACACGGAGCAGGCCATGGCCCAGGCCTGTGCCGCCTTGAAGGAAAACGGGCTGTGCAACGTGGAATTTCATGTGGCCGCACAGGGTGGCCCGGCCGAGCCGGGACTGGCCAAGCGGCGCATTACAAACGCAAACGGAATTGGTGCTCATGAAGAATCTTGTCAGGGAAATCGTTCGGCTTCTGGAATCGGGTGA